One genomic segment of Pirellulales bacterium includes these proteins:
- a CDS encoding dockerin type I domain-containing protein, with the protein MSNFRAVITCCLTVLVLTVVPCRGMEIVLDYSDDSFFAAHPTAEATLEAAAQDVSNAITTTLAATVDTNSATVNGTSVTFNYNFNYANPTTGAIQTIDAALPANQVRVFVGVQNLTSGTLGEGEPGGFNVSSSAIIHNQSDVSSAVHMAAAAANANLGRGGGPAMGTASGSLTTVPYSIAYGPSVGSIWFNSSVNWQFDDTQPVAAGQFDFYTAALQEILQSLGFSTSQSWYMNVSGTDSRNWLGRQVGAQLEFSTHVLAPDSMHIAQGLMSPRLTDGLRQTAVMEPTLTDGVRESLTLLDLAFLRDIGWQTIESNLVPGDFDRDTVRTAADVSAMQRALTNLGAYQGQNSLTNAELLSIGDLNGDGKITNADLQSLLKLLINPAAGSGSLTGVSEPASLPLAGIGILTMLYLRKSVRRWS; encoded by the coding sequence ATGAGCAACTTTAGGGCGGTGATCACTTGCTGTCTCACAGTACTTGTGCTAACTGTGGTTCCCTGCCGCGGCATGGAGATTGTGCTGGACTATTCTGATGACTCATTTTTTGCCGCACATCCTACCGCCGAAGCAACATTGGAGGCGGCTGCCCAGGACGTTTCCAACGCGATCACGACTACGCTGGCTGCCACCGTGGACACCAATAGCGCCACAGTCAATGGGACGTCGGTTACCTTTAATTACAATTTCAACTATGCCAATCCAACTACGGGAGCCATTCAAACAATCGATGCGGCACTCCCTGCAAATCAAGTGCGAGTCTTCGTCGGAGTACAAAATTTGACCAGTGGTACGCTCGGAGAAGGCGAACCGGGGGGGTTTAACGTCTCGTCCAGCGCGATTATTCACAATCAGTCGGACGTATCGTCAGCCGTTCACATGGCCGCGGCTGCCGCGAATGCCAATCTGGGACGGGGAGGCGGGCCAGCGATGGGAACAGCAAGTGGTTCGCTGACGACGGTACCATATTCGATCGCCTACGGCCCAAGTGTAGGAAGTATTTGGTTCAATTCCTCGGTCAACTGGCAGTTCGACGACACCCAGCCAGTCGCGGCAGGACAATTCGATTTTTACACTGCGGCCTTACAAGAAATATTACAATCACTGGGATTTTCCACCAGCCAAAGTTGGTACATGAATGTGTCCGGCACGGATTCGCGCAATTGGCTTGGAAGACAAGTGGGCGCACAACTCGAATTTAGCACTCATGTCCTGGCACCCGATAGCATGCACATTGCCCAAGGATTAATGAGCCCACGATTGACGGACGGCCTACGACAAACAGCAGTGATGGAGCCTACGTTGACGGACGGAGTTCGAGAATCGCTGACGCTTCTCGACCTGGCGTTCCTGCGCGACATCGGCTGGCAAACCATCGAAAGCAATTTAGTTCCTGGGGACTTCGATCGTGACACGGTGCGAACGGCAGCCGACGTTTCGGCGATGCAGCGCGCGCTCACGAATTTAGGCGCGTACCAGGGGCAAAACAGTCTCACCAATGCGGAACTGTTGTCGATCGGCGACCTGAATGGCGATGGAAAAATTACTAATGCAGATCTTCAATCCCTCTTGAAGCTTTTGATTAATCCGGCCGCCGGAAGTGGATCGCTGACAGGGGTATCGGAGCCAGCGTCGCTGCCGTTAGCCGGAATTGGGATTTTAACCATGCTGTACCTGCGAAAATCAGTGCGTAGATGGTCGTAG
- a CDS encoding class I SAM-dependent methyltransferase, with translation MSLKRFAAITPLRWVLYRLARWRVREKLAAIGPYLNKGDRVLDVGAGNCVLCQQLRHQGYEVLPLDLENLSFIDGIAPTVYDGKTIPFPAKSFEVALLITVLHHTSDPDAVLAEVSRVARRIIVVEEIYQNLLEKYYTYAIDSLFNWEWFGHPRSNRTDAGWRTAFERLNLTVSAAAYSRSMVIMRRVIYALDCGNIECGKSATYVCQVGEVS, from the coding sequence GTGTCCTTGAAACGTTTCGCTGCGATTACACCACTTCGGTGGGTGCTCTATCGGCTAGCCCGCTGGCGAGTCAGGGAAAAGTTGGCGGCGATTGGGCCCTATCTGAACAAGGGTGATCGCGTTTTGGATGTGGGGGCCGGGAACTGTGTCCTGTGCCAACAACTCCGACACCAGGGGTACGAAGTTCTACCGCTCGACCTCGAGAACTTGAGTTTCATCGATGGCATCGCACCGACTGTCTACGATGGCAAGACCATACCCTTTCCTGCAAAGAGTTTCGAGGTAGCCCTGCTGATCACGGTACTGCATCACACTTCCGACCCGGACGCCGTCCTTGCAGAAGTGTCGAGGGTCGCGAGGCGGATCATTGTCGTTGAAGAGATTTATCAAAACCTTTTGGAAAAATACTATACCTATGCCATCGACAGCCTATTCAATTGGGAATGGTTCGGCCACCCTCGTTCGAACCGCACCGACGCTGGATGGAGGACCGCCTTTGAACGATTGAATCTAACGGTCAGCGCTGCCGCGTACTCGCGGTCAATGGTTATCATGAGACGCGTAATTTATGCCTTGGATTGCGGGAACATCGAATGTGGCAAATCGGCGACTTACGTATGCCAAGTGGGTGAAGTATCGTGA